The Glycine soja cultivar W05 chromosome 8, ASM419377v2, whole genome shotgun sequence genome has a window encoding:
- the LOC114422362 gene encoding GDSL esterase/lipase APG-like: MHIQRNKNIIKMINIIGALVLLFAFLFLSCVYAQDTTTLVPAIITFGDSAVDVGNNDYLPTLFKADYPPYGRDFVNHQPTGRFCNGKLATDFTADTLGFKTYAPAYLSPHASGKNLLIGANFASAASGYDENAATLNHAIPLSQQLSYFKEYQGKLAKVAGSKKAASIIKDALYVLSAGSSDFVQNYYVNPWINKVYTPDQYSSYLIGSFSSFVKDLYGLGGRRLGVTSLPPLGCLPAARTIFGFHENGCVSRINTDAQGFNKKLNSAATSLQKQLPGLKIAVFDIYKPLYDLVQSPSKSGFVEANRGCCGTGTVETTSLLCNPKSPGTCSNATQYVFWDSVHPSQAANQVLADALILQGISLVT, encoded by the exons ATGCATATCCAAaggaacaaaaatattattaagatgATCAACATTATTGGAGCACTTGTTCTACTCTTTGCATTTCTCTTCCTCAGTTGTGTGTATGCACAAGACACAACAACCCTTGTGCCTGCAATCATAACTTTTGGTGATTCTGCTGTGGATGTAGGGAACAATGACTATCTTCCCACCCTTTTCAAGGCTGATTACCCTCCTTATGGGAGGGACTTTGTTAACCACCAACCTACTGGGAGGTTTTGCAATGGCAAATTAGCTACTGATTTCACTG CTGACACATTGGGTTTCAAGACCTATGCTCCAGCATATCTTAGCCCACATGCATCAGGGAAAAACCTCCTTATTGGAGCAAACTTTGCTTCAGCTGCATCTGGTTATGATGAAAATGCTGCTACTTTGAAT CACGCGATTCCGTTGTCCCAACAGTTGAGTTATTTCAAGGAATACCAAGGCAAGCTGGCCAAGGTAGCTGGCAGTAAAAAAGCAGCCTCAATCATCAAGGATGCGTTGTATGTGCTCAGTGCTGGAAGCAGTGACTTTGTGCAAAATTATTATGTCAATCCTTGGATCAACAAAGTCTACACTCCTGATCAGTATTCGTCCTACTTAATTGGTTCATTCTCAAGTTTTGTTAAG GACTTGTATGGATTGGGAGGCAGGAGACTTGGAGTGACTTCACTCCCACCATTGGGTTGCCTACCTGCTGCAAGGACTATATTTGGTTTCCATGAGAATGGTTGTGTCTCAAGAATCAACACTGATGCTCAAGGATTTAACAAGAAGCTCAACTCAGCTGCAACGAGTCTTCAAAAGCAACTTCCTGGTCTTAAGATTGCGGTTTTCGACATTTACAAGCCTCTCTATGACCTTGTTCAATCCCCTTCAAAATCTG GTTTTGTGGAGGCAAACAGAGGATGCTGTGGTACCGGGACTGTAGAGACAACATCCTTGTTGTGTAATCCAAAATCACCAGGAACTTGTTCTAATGCCACACAGTATGTGTTTTGGGACAGTGTCCATCCTTCACAAGCTGCTAACCAAGTTCTAGCTGATGCATTAATTCTACAAGGCATATCTCTTGTCACATAA
- the LOC114422361 gene encoding protein CHUP1, chloroplastic — translation MMERIVRRFFNVVTREEKGMKPLLQKCGLALALTFAGFLYSHIRTNATSSREQHPSGHGKDDNFGRGKRVASSSCSTVSEENVLDNEETCIGKVIRKNSPSGPSPRTRQSGEKDEFLLLEFNDLTKEADFGANISGSSFKELDYPKKKKEVETPRSKLGSPMAYANLDKDDCEIEIRKLRSMIIMLQERETNLEVQLLEYCGIKEQEAAVMELQNRLKISNMETKMFNLKVETLQSENRRLEAQVVDHAKLMTELETTKTKVKFLKKKLKYEAEQNREHIMNLKQKVAKLQDNEYNASANDQEIQIKLKRLKDLECEAEQLRKSNLRLQLDNSDLVRRLDSTQILANAVLEDPEAHALKEEGERLRRENEGLTKELEQLHADRCLDLEELVYLRWINACLRHELRSYQPPPGKTVARDLSKSLSPTSEKKAKQLILEYASNEGRGSVSDMDSDQWSSSQASFLTDPGEREDYFPLDNSSELKATNNTSKSRIFGKLMRLIRGKESQNQRDRATSKEKSMSREDSNTNSPHFSLSISTGTEGLRSENATPSATSRTSFDFNQTMSMKEESSRNSDSHTPGSSKNLSPRRTRSVDFKNHLRSFSESSGSEKSNLVKYAEAIKDSSGTLKQRTHRRSASISSF, via the exons ATGATGGAAAGAATAGTTAGAAGGTTTTTCAATGTGGTAACAAGAGAAGAGAAGGGTATGAAGCCTTTGCTCCAGAAATGTGGTTTGGCTTTGGCTCTTACCTTTGCTGGATTTCTCTACTCTCACATCAGAACCAACGCTACTTCTTCCAGAGAGCAGCACCCTTCAG GTCATGGAAAGGATGATAATTTTGGAAGAGGTAAAAGGGTTGCATCTAGTTCTTGCAGCACTGTTTCAGAAGAAAATGTTTTGGATAAT GAAGAAACATGCATTGGCAAGGTGATTAGAAAAAATTCCCCATCGGGTCCCTCTCCAAGAACTAGACAAAGCGGAGAGAAAGATGAGTTCCTCCTTCTTGAATTTAATGATCTTACCAAGGAAGCAGACTTTGGAGCCAACATTTCAGGTAGTTCTTTTAAGGAGTTAGATTatccaaagaaaaagaaagaggttgAAACGCCAAGGTCAAAATTAGGATCTCCTATGGCATATGCAAATCTTGACAAAGATGATTGTGAGATAGAAATCAGGAAACTCAGGAGCATGATCATAATGCTTCAAGAGAGGGAAACAAATCTTGAGGTTCAACTGCTTGAGTACTGTGGCATTAAAGAGCAAGAAGCAGCTGTGATGGAGCTCCAAAATAGATTGAAGATAAGTAATATGGAGACAAAGATGTTCAATCTGAAGGTTGAGACCCTGCAGTCTGAGAATCGGAGATTAGAGGCGCAAGTTGTTGATCATGCAAAACTGATGACTGAGCTTGagactacaaaaacaaaagttaaGTTTTTGAAGAAGAAACTTAAGTATGAAGCTGAACAAAATAGGGAGCATATCATGAATCTTAAACAAAAAGTAGCTAAGTTGCAAGATAACGAATACAATGCTTCTGCTAACGACCAAGAGATTCAGATAAAGCTGAAAAGGCTAAAGGATCTTGAGTGTGAGGCAGAACAGTTGAGGAAATCTAATTTGAGACTGCAGTTGGACAATTCTGACTTAGTTCGAAGATTGGATTCTACTCAGATCCTTGCAAATGCTGTTCTAGAAGACCCCGAG GCACATGCTTTGAAGGAAGAAGGTGAGCGTCTTCGACGAGAGAATGAAGGGTTGACGAAAGAACTTGAGCAACTACATGCTGATAGATGTTTAGATCTTGAAGAGCTAGTTTATTTGAGGTGGATAAATGCTTGCTTGAGACATGAACTGCGAAGTTATCAACCCCCACCTGGTAAAACAGTTGCAAGGGACTTAAGTAAAAGCCTAAGTCCAACATCTGAGAAGAAAGCCAAGCAACTTATACTTGAATATGCAAGCAACGAAGGGCGAGGGAGCGTTTCTGATATGGACTCTGATCAATGGTCCTCTTCCCAGGCTTCTTTTCTCACAGACCCTGGAGAGCGTGAAGATTATTTTCCTCTTGATAATTCATCTGAGCTCAAAGCAACCAACAACACAAGCAAGTCAAGGATTTTTGGCAAGCTTATGAGGCTAATACGAGGCAAAGAGAGCCAGAATCAACGCGATCGAGCTACATCTAAAGAAAAATCAATGTCTCGAGAAGACAGCAATACCAACTCTCCACATTTCAGCTTGAGTATATCAACTGGAACCGAGGGTCTTAGGAGCGAGAATGCAACTCCCTCTGCCACATCTAGAACTTCCTTTGATTTTAACCAGACAATGAGTATGAAGGAAGAAAGTAGTAGAAATTCAGATAGCCATACCCCAGGAAGCTCCAAGAATCTCAGTCCAAGGAGAACAAGATCAGTAGATTTCAAAAACCACCTTCGTTCTTTCTCAGAATCCTCTGGCTCGGAGAAATCTAATTTGGTCAAATATGCTGAAGCTATAAAAGATTCCAGTGGAACCCTCAAACAAAGAACACATAGAAGATCAGCATCGATTAGTTCATTTTAA